Proteins from one Faecalibacterium sp. I3-3-33 genomic window:
- a CDS encoding SpaA isopeptide-forming pilin-related protein: MNDILKTYMERFRENRHTLRRYTAFVLALAMITTLFVNWQLHGVGISMTAQYQCGEEEHTHTADCYTKVLTCGYEEGELENADEVATAAAATSQPTIEEEPAPLSLEPQIEFVPHEHTEDCYTEVQTLTCMEEEHVHGDDCFDPEDGSLICDKFEHTHDESCYTTEYELTCGLQDGELVEQVVEPTQSAELAAMAVAEPVALAPMVDTVEPIYHHHTDACYEEVLTCPLPEHQHTVACLSDTSADLETPEEWQAANAEAVISGNWAEDLVSVAKTQLGYEQSEKNFEIDPADGVTLRYYSRYGQSYGNPYGEWDVMFLSYCLKYAGIPQSAIPQEASVLALRSSMSDMEWLLDGEDGSSADVGDIVIYNKYVTRTVAVDSSADGAADGLDDLFSMDAEGENGAEPEESGTAALDTAPAAEGMTTLDTPDIPDTPDTVDTDQPAAKPVDSADTAAPSVGSPAAEPQTTTVTDAEPVETVGIVSEADENTLTVISGDVDGKVAEVTLSTAEVLGVVSVAYAQYADEMLSSAVDGALRAPMMLAAAGLTTQLKEDWITDITVKIDDTQYKVKDSGTVNTFDLTVKDGGSVGLTYNFTIPDNLPEGTTTLTYKLPDGFKLSENGTADLEDKDGKIIGTLIITKNGDVTLDFNSDLHGHQTSGHFFVECKVDSDNVQTNEGIKFPGGGTTIKIEKKTNLDLKKEGKITGRTEDGKYKLHYVVQAISKYGSGKAIDLSDYMKLTENSNFANTATYENITITKKDRKTDTVLKELKANEDFKVTDVKSSGLTDKGIADGNPGIKITDMNGKGLPALEENQRYVLEYDVVVDHIGPDGADLYNCALANDEKSGSKIYFRDELNKSGSYDPKKNEITWTVTIMPNGVSMDGYVLKDTLPSGCTMTGYFKVDGQYETNDFPDKGKGSFSYTFSGEQYKNPAYSYTVIYTTTAPANFQIGDKVKNNAYLELNGNKKWEASGDASYNDRGQTTEKKATADTKLTEDKANNKVFTLPWSLKVIPPIVWGEKDGVKDNHLEIKDYINDPWVSSGKNENNDHYAILKDLQAEIIKNLVVTLKDDTKIHYDQLKNNGLRLEVRYYTGRNVDTTTKVYTLKTADSTTKTVPDDLSNTKIKSFKLVFHKEGFNNSNPVESVEITSYTTRGDSTGLGEGQTIYFKNESGGSSGQYEYTIPGTPSPMQLIKMSADKPPESATSEGYYKTENVKVTSGNGEDGKTYIYYQLKLVTNQAPLNLPATITDQLPDYVKYVAGSAKLVAQYYGNQWNNYYYDRTSYTAADGSHKGWNDNVSLSDDRFFANKYDSTKNTLTFTLQDELNYVADQYTSFYIRYAVEVDDTIWDSNLDTETKIFTNSAEWNGVGKSETKTDVEHHSILATKSGHYNQSSNTVDYSVVINPDRKMIGHAEKITLTDTLVVKDGKKNTAALVQSSVKLYSYDAQTKTTGALIPNGAYDVDYEETTNSGGDQNLYILTVKVPNGHSYLLEYKYKNTSNTEYEMKNTAQLETYVVKEVKTKVEKQTMGGSANTIGLTIHKVDSQNISTSLYGAHFKLEYFDAATGTYKTLHEIIDANIKDGSSFYLSFSDSGSTSTGDGTVLRPYNTLYRLTETKAPDGYAVDPTPHYFIWTTDLASKDTAYNTAVGENAAATGVDKNNINFYYEGESITLTVKNASNRLVIQKLWEDKYGNAIDGADAKLPPSITVELYKRTAPDGEGKRVETLTLTKENGWKATYPVPAVDLSCYFYVKETSTGQTYDVSYSNNNVQGTGTIVVTNKEKDNTGYELPSTGGTGTLPYTAVGGTMMLSALAYSFIHRKRRHEGRADD, from the coding sequence ATGAACGACATCCTTAAAACGTACATGGAGCGGTTCCGCGAGAACCGGCACACCTTGCGGCGCTACACCGCATTCGTGCTGGCGCTTGCCATGATCACCACCCTGTTCGTCAACTGGCAGCTGCATGGCGTGGGCATCTCGATGACCGCGCAGTACCAGTGCGGCGAGGAGGAGCACACCCACACGGCGGATTGCTACACCAAGGTGCTGACCTGCGGCTACGAGGAAGGCGAGCTTGAAAATGCGGACGAGGTGGCCACCGCCGCTGCTGCGACCAGCCAGCCCACCATTGAGGAAGAGCCCGCACCGCTGTCGCTGGAGCCGCAGATCGAGTTTGTGCCCCACGAGCACACCGAGGACTGCTACACCGAGGTGCAGACCCTGACCTGCATGGAGGAAGAGCACGTCCACGGTGACGACTGCTTTGACCCCGAGGACGGCAGCCTGATCTGCGACAAATTTGAGCATACCCACGACGAAAGCTGCTATACCACCGAGTACGAGCTGACCTGCGGCCTGCAGGACGGCGAGCTTGTGGAGCAGGTAGTGGAGCCCACCCAGAGCGCCGAGCTGGCAGCGATGGCTGTGGCCGAGCCCGTGGCGCTGGCACCGATGGTGGACACCGTGGAGCCCATCTACCACCACCACACCGACGCCTGCTACGAGGAAGTGCTCACCTGCCCCCTGCCGGAGCATCAGCACACCGTAGCTTGCCTGAGCGACACCTCCGCTGACCTTGAGACCCCCGAGGAGTGGCAGGCCGCCAACGCCGAGGCCGTGATCTCCGGCAACTGGGCCGAGGATCTGGTCAGCGTGGCAAAAACCCAGCTGGGCTACGAGCAGAGCGAGAAAAACTTTGAGATCGACCCCGCGGACGGCGTGACCCTGCGCTACTACTCCCGCTACGGCCAGTCCTACGGCAACCCCTACGGCGAGTGGGACGTGATGTTCCTCTCTTACTGCCTGAAGTATGCCGGTATCCCCCAGAGCGCTATCCCGCAGGAGGCCAGCGTGCTTGCCCTGCGCAGCTCCATGAGCGACATGGAATGGCTGCTGGACGGCGAGGACGGCAGTTCTGCCGATGTGGGCGACATCGTTATTTATAATAAGTACGTCACCCGCACCGTGGCTGTGGACAGCAGCGCCGACGGTGCAGCGGACGGTCTGGACGACCTGTTCAGCATGGACGCCGAGGGCGAGAACGGCGCAGAGCCTGAGGAATCCGGCACTGCTGCGCTGGATACCGCCCCTGCCGCCGAGGGCATGACCACCCTCGATACCCCTGATATCCCTGATACCCCCGACACCGTTGACACGGACCAGCCCGCCGCAAAGCCGGTGGACAGCGCCGACACCGCTGCGCCCAGCGTGGGTTCCCCCGCTGCCGAGCCGCAGACCACTACCGTAACTGACGCTGAACCTGTGGAGACCGTGGGCATCGTGAGCGAAGCAGACGAGAACACGCTGACCGTTATCTCCGGCGATGTGGACGGCAAGGTGGCTGAGGTCACCCTTTCCACCGCCGAGGTTCTGGGCGTGGTGAGTGTTGCCTATGCCCAGTACGCAGACGAGATGCTCTCCTCTGCCGTTGACGGCGCACTGCGGGCACCTATGATGCTTGCGGCGGCGGGTCTTACTACCCAGCTGAAAGAGGATTGGATCACAGACATCACAGTTAAGATTGACGACACGCAGTATAAAGTAAAGGACAGCGGTACTGTTAATACGTTTGACCTGACTGTCAAGGATGGCGGCTCTGTTGGCCTTACCTACAACTTTACCATCCCCGATAACCTGCCTGAAGGTACCACGACGCTGACCTACAAGCTGCCCGATGGATTTAAGCTATCTGAGAATGGCACTGCTGATCTTGAGGATAAAGATGGTAAAATAATCGGTACGCTTATCATCACCAAAAATGGTGATGTTACCCTTGATTTTAATAGCGACCTTCACGGTCATCAAACCAGCGGCCACTTCTTTGTTGAATGTAAGGTAGACAGCGACAATGTTCAGACCAACGAGGGGATCAAGTTCCCCGGCGGCGGTACAACGATCAAAATCGAGAAAAAAACAAATCTCGACCTTAAAAAGGAGGGCAAAATCACCGGCCGGACAGAGGATGGCAAGTATAAGCTACATTATGTCGTACAGGCGATTTCTAAGTACGGCAGCGGCAAGGCCATTGATCTGAGCGATTACATGAAGCTAACGGAAAACAGCAACTTTGCCAATACTGCCACTTATGAGAACATTACGATCACTAAAAAAGACCGCAAAACCGATACAGTTCTTAAAGAGCTTAAAGCAAATGAAGATTTCAAGGTGACCGACGTTAAAAGCAGCGGCCTGACAGACAAAGGCATTGCTGATGGTAACCCCGGCATCAAGATCACTGACATGAACGGCAAAGGTCTGCCCGCACTGGAAGAAAACCAGCGCTATGTTCTTGAGTACGATGTGGTCGTGGATCATATCGGCCCGGACGGTGCCGACTTGTACAACTGTGCGCTTGCAAACGATGAAAAGTCCGGCAGCAAGATCTATTTCCGAGACGAGCTGAACAAGAGCGGCAGCTACGATCCTAAAAAGAATGAGATCACATGGACTGTCACCATTATGCCCAACGGTGTATCCATGGACGGCTATGTGCTCAAGGATACCCTGCCGAGCGGTTGCACGATGACCGGTTATTTCAAGGTCGATGGCCAGTACGAAACCAACGATTTCCCTGACAAGGGGAAAGGCTCCTTCTCCTACACCTTCTCGGGTGAGCAGTATAAAAACCCGGCTTACAGCTACACCGTTATCTATACGACCACTGCTCCTGCGAACTTCCAAATCGGCGATAAGGTCAAAAACAACGCTTATTTGGAACTGAACGGCAACAAAAAGTGGGAAGCTTCCGGTGATGCGTCCTACAACGACCGTGGTCAGACCACCGAAAAGAAGGCAACGGCAGACACCAAACTTACAGAGGATAAGGCAAACAACAAGGTTTTCACTCTGCCTTGGAGCTTGAAGGTCATTCCTCCCATCGTTTGGGGTGAAAAAGATGGCGTGAAGGATAACCACCTTGAGATCAAAGATTACATCAATGATCCTTGGGTTTCCTCTGGCAAGAATGAAAACAACGATCACTACGCTATCCTGAAAGACTTGCAGGCTGAGATCATAAAGAACCTCGTTGTTACGCTTAAAGATGACACCAAAATCCATTATGACCAGCTTAAAAACAACGGTCTGCGGCTTGAGGTACGGTACTATACCGGTAGAAACGTTGATACAACTACCAAAGTCTACACGCTAAAGACCGCAGATAGCACCACCAAAACTGTACCGGACGATCTCTCAAATACGAAGATTAAGTCCTTCAAGCTTGTGTTCCATAAGGAGGGCTTTAACAACAGCAATCCTGTGGAATCCGTTGAGATCACAAGCTATACCACGCGGGGCGATTCCACCGGGCTGGGCGAAGGACAGACCATTTACTTCAAGAACGAGTCCGGTGGCAGTTCCGGTCAGTACGAGTACACCATCCCGGGTACACCTTCCCCCATGCAGCTGATCAAGATGTCTGCCGACAAGCCGCCTGAGAGTGCAACGTCTGAAGGTTATTACAAGACTGAAAATGTCAAGGTGACCTCCGGCAACGGTGAGGATGGCAAGACCTACATCTACTACCAGCTCAAGCTGGTCACCAACCAAGCTCCTCTGAATCTTCCGGCCACCATCACCGATCAGCTGCCAGATTATGTAAAATATGTTGCTGGCTCTGCTAAGTTGGTTGCCCAATATTATGGTAACCAATGGAATAATTATTACTATGATCGTACATCCTACACTGCTGCGGATGGTAGCCATAAAGGATGGAATGATAATGTCAGCCTGAGCGATGACCGTTTCTTTGCTAACAAGTATGATTCCACAAAAAACACCTTGACCTTCACGTTGCAGGACGAACTAAACTACGTTGCGGATCAATATACTTCTTTTTACATCCGCTATGCAGTCGAGGTGGATGATACCATCTGGGATTCGAACCTTGATACGGAAACCAAGATTTTCACTAACTCCGCTGAGTGGAATGGTGTAGGCAAGTCTGAGACCAAAACCGATGTTGAGCACCATTCCATTCTTGCAACAAAATCCGGCCATTATAACCAGAGTTCCAATACGGTCGATTATTCTGTTGTCATCAACCCGGACAGAAAAATGATCGGTCATGCAGAAAAGATTACCCTGACCGATACGCTGGTTGTGAAGGACGGCAAGAAAAACACCGCAGCGCTGGTTCAGTCCTCGGTCAAACTCTATTCCTACGATGCGCAAACCAAAACAACGGGTGCTTTGATCCCCAACGGTGCTTACGATGTGGACTACGAGGAGACCACCAATTCTGGCGGCGACCAGAATTTGTATATCCTTACCGTAAAAGTACCGAACGGGCATTCGTATCTGCTGGAATATAAGTACAAGAACACCAGCAATACCGAATATGAGATGAAGAACACTGCACAGCTTGAGACCTATGTAGTCAAAGAGGTAAAAACAAAGGTTGAAAAGCAAACAATGGGCGGTAGCGCAAATACCATTGGCTTGACCATCCATAAGGTCGATAGTCAAAACATCTCCACCTCGTTGTATGGCGCGCATTTCAAGCTGGAATACTTTGATGCTGCAACTGGCACGTACAAAACACTGCACGAGATCATTGACGCAAATATAAAAGATGGCAGTTCCTTCTATCTTTCCTTCTCGGACAGCGGCAGCACCTCCACCGGTGACGGTACTGTTCTGCGTCCCTACAACACCCTTTACCGCCTGACCGAGACCAAAGCGCCCGATGGTTATGCAGTAGACCCCACCCCGCACTACTTTATCTGGACTACCGATCTGGCAAGTAAGGATACTGCCTATAACACGGCAGTGGGCGAAAACGCTGCCGCAACCGGGGTCGATAAGAACAACATCAACTTCTATTATGAGGGTGAAAGCATTACCCTTACGGTGAAGAACGCAAGCAACCGCCTTGTTATCCAAAAGCTTTGGGAAGATAAGTACGGCAATGCCATTGACGGAGCCGATGCAAAGCTGCCGCCAAGCATCACCGTGGAGCTCTACAAGCGCACCGCCCCCGATGGCGAAGGTAAGCGTGTAGAAACCCTGACGCTTACTAAGGAAAACGGTTGGAAAGCCACCTATCCTGTACCCGCCGTTGACCTTAGCTGCTACTTCTATGTAAAGGAGACCAGCACCGGTCAGACCTACGATGTGAGCTACTCCAATAACAACGTACAGGGCACCGGTACCATTGTTGTGACCAACAAGGAAAAAGACAACACCGGCTACGAGCTCCCCTCTACCGGTGGCACCGGTACACTCCCGTATACAGCCGTGGGCGGCACAATGATGCTGTCTGCGCTGGCATATAGTTTTATCCACCGCAAGCGCAGACATGAAGGGAGGGCAGATGACTAA
- a CDS encoding isopeptide-forming domain-containing fimbrial protein, with the protein MKKAMKKLMAALLAVAMVCAMAIPAFAEGAGTAGTGTTYTITINNPVGTYEAYQIFSGDLHDGTLSNVTWGTGVSEAGKTALGDAKTKAASLNEANVKTFAEEVSSYLDATSGTYDAGKITGLSAGYYLVKNSSVGEHETYTSFILKVVKDVNVFPKGDKPTLEKKVKDINDTTDDTTSNWQDSADHDIGDEVPFQLTAKIASNFADYKTYKFVFHDVQSAGLDFLEDTVKVKVGGTELTADQYEVITTGLTDGCTFHVVIEDLKQIRSAAADAKVVVEYKSKLNKNAVIGSKGNPNEAYLEYSNNPYDTHGTTTTPNDKVTVFTFKVIANKIDGATTKALEGAAFALYKKDKAGDWNLVALNNATESAAGEYTIVDKDKTTFEWVGLDDGTYKIKEVITPAGYNTIDEQIFTVTAEHDVTSEDPKLTSLSGIATIGEIQFTPDTSKGSLSTNIENNRGTTLPGTGGIGTTIFYVVGGGLMVAAAVLLITKKRMENR; encoded by the coding sequence ATGAAGAAAGCAATGAAGAAACTCATGGCTGCGCTGCTGGCAGTTGCTATGGTTTGCGCCATGGCGATCCCGGCGTTTGCTGAGGGTGCTGGTACTGCTGGCACTGGCACTACTTACACTATTACCATCAACAATCCCGTTGGCACTTATGAAGCCTACCAGATCTTCTCCGGTGATCTTCATGATGGCACCCTGTCCAATGTTACTTGGGGTACTGGTGTCAGCGAAGCCGGTAAAACTGCTCTCGGCGATGCTAAAACCAAAGCTGCCAGCCTCAATGAAGCTAACGTCAAGACTTTTGCTGAGGAAGTAAGCAGCTACCTTGATGCAACTTCCGGCACTTACGATGCTGGCAAAATCACCGGTCTGTCTGCCGGTTATTATCTGGTCAAGAATAGTTCCGTAGGCGAGCACGAAACCTACACCAGCTTTATTCTGAAAGTCGTTAAGGATGTTAATGTTTTCCCGAAGGGTGACAAGCCCACTCTGGAAAAGAAAGTTAAGGATATCAACGACACCACTGACGACACTACCTCCAACTGGCAGGACAGCGCTGACCATGATATCGGCGATGAGGTTCCTTTCCAGCTGACCGCTAAGATTGCAAGCAACTTTGCTGACTACAAGACCTACAAGTTCGTGTTCCACGATGTACAGTCTGCTGGTCTGGACTTTTTGGAGGACACTGTAAAGGTTAAGGTTGGCGGCACTGAACTGACCGCTGACCAGTATGAAGTTATCACCACCGGCCTGACCGATGGCTGCACCTTCCATGTTGTGATTGAAGATCTGAAACAAATCCGTAGCGCTGCCGCTGATGCTAAGGTCGTTGTTGAGTACAAGTCTAAGCTGAACAAGAACGCTGTGATTGGCTCCAAGGGCAACCCCAACGAGGCATATCTGGAATACTCTAACAACCCTTATGACACCCACGGCACTACCACCACTCCCAATGACAAGGTCACTGTTTTCACCTTTAAGGTCATTGCAAACAAAATCGATGGTGCTACTACTAAAGCACTGGAGGGTGCCGCCTTTGCACTGTATAAGAAGGACAAGGCTGGTGACTGGAATCTGGTCGCACTGAACAACGCTACTGAATCTGCTGCTGGTGAATATACCATTGTAGATAAAGATAAGACCACGTTTGAATGGGTCGGTCTGGATGATGGTACCTATAAGATCAAAGAAGTTATTACCCCTGCTGGCTATAACACTATTGATGAGCAGATTTTTACTGTTACTGCTGAGCATGACGTCACCTCTGAAGATCCCAAGCTGACTAGCCTGTCTGGTATTGCAACCATTGGTGAAATTCAATTTACCCCTGATACAAGTAAGGGCTCTTTGTCTACTAACATTGAGAACAACCGCGGCACTACCCTGCCCGGCACCGGCGGCATCGGCACCACCATCTTCTACGTTGTTGGCGGCGGCCTGATGGTTGCAGCAGCTGTTCTGCTCATTACCAAAAAGCGCATGGAGAACCGCTAA
- a CDS encoding class C sortase, whose protein sequence is MKKNKSTIILILVFFVGLSVMLYPTISDYVNQRNQSRAVASYAQDVDNMTDADYSAYFDAADAFNAQVAANENALYRPDQLSGYNETLDITGTGIMGYITISKIGVELPIYHGTGDSVLQIAAGHLEGTSLPVGGASTHAVISAHRGLPSAKLFTNLDQLEVGDTFTITVLDRVLTYEVDKISIVLPTETDELKIAEGKDYVTLMTCTPYGINTHRLLVRGRRVETPDQYKHLRVTAEALKIEPIIVAPIMALPMLLILLIGMLLSTRKPKKTRGEEHEKH, encoded by the coding sequence ATGAAAAAGAACAAAAGCACCATTATATTGATCCTCGTCTTTTTCGTGGGTCTATCCGTGATGTTATACCCCACCATCAGCGATTACGTCAACCAGCGCAACCAGTCCCGCGCGGTGGCAAGCTACGCGCAGGACGTGGACAACATGACCGATGCGGATTACAGCGCCTACTTTGACGCCGCCGATGCCTTTAACGCACAGGTGGCCGCCAACGAAAACGCCCTTTACCGCCCGGATCAGCTTTCCGGCTACAACGAAACGCTGGACATTACCGGCACGGGCATTATGGGTTATATCACCATCTCCAAAATCGGCGTGGAGCTGCCCATCTACCACGGCACCGGCGACAGCGTGCTGCAGATCGCCGCAGGCCACCTAGAGGGCACCAGCCTGCCGGTGGGCGGCGCGTCCACCCACGCGGTCATCTCGGCGCACCGCGGCCTGCCCAGCGCAAAGCTATTTACCAACCTCGACCAGCTGGAAGTGGGCGATACCTTTACCATCACCGTGCTGGACCGGGTGCTCACCTACGAGGTGGACAAAATCTCCATCGTGCTGCCCACCGAGACCGATGAGCTGAAGATCGCCGAAGGCAAGGACTACGTCACCCTGATGACCTGCACCCCCTACGGCATCAACACCCATCGCCTGCTGGTGCGCGGCCGCCGCGTGGAGACCCCGGATCAGTACAAGCACCTCCGCGTTACCGCCGAAGCGCTTAAAATTGAACCCATTATTGTTGCGCCCATTATGGCGCTGCCCATGCTGCTGATCTTGCTGATCGGTATGCTGCTTTCTACACGCAAACCCAAGAAAACGAGAGGTGAAGAACATGAAAAGCATTGA
- a CDS encoding peptidase, with product MKSIDLRHRLAAVLLAVCLVVCCALPAFATSANIVLGRLGSLHVRLYDTHNDVPLRGGELTLYQVASVKRTNGNLYFDYTGDFAGCGVVLGDLSDSTLADQLVKYLPAVPAIAAQQDVNEEGYADITKLPQGLYLVVQTEASHGYEAIKPFLVSIPMPDGDNWIYDVDATPKVGATIPETPDIPDTPDVPDTPPDTPDTPDTPEPPDTPDTPVSPDSPDNPVSPGNPDNPVSPGNPDNPVSPSNPDKPVLPQTGQLNWPVPVLACSGVLLFAIGWVLNRQGKKEN from the coding sequence ATGAAAAGCATTGATTTGCGTCATCGTCTGGCGGCTGTGCTGCTGGCTGTGTGCCTTGTGGTATGCTGCGCCCTGCCGGCCTTTGCCACCAGTGCCAACATTGTGCTGGGGCGTCTGGGTTCGCTCCACGTCCGCCTGTACGACACCCACAACGATGTGCCCCTGCGCGGCGGCGAGCTGACCCTGTATCAGGTGGCCTCGGTCAAGCGCACCAACGGCAACCTGTACTTTGACTATACCGGCGATTTTGCGGGCTGCGGTGTGGTGCTGGGCGATCTTTCCGACAGCACACTGGCTGACCAGCTGGTAAAGTATCTGCCCGCAGTGCCCGCCATTGCCGCCCAGCAGGACGTGAACGAAGAGGGTTACGCCGACATTACCAAGCTGCCGCAGGGGCTGTACTTGGTCGTGCAGACCGAGGCATCCCACGGCTACGAGGCCATCAAGCCCTTCCTTGTGTCCATCCCCATGCCCGATGGCGACAACTGGATCTACGATGTGGACGCCACCCCCAAGGTAGGTGCCACCATCCCGGAAACGCCGGACATCCCCGACACCCCGGATGTGCCTGACACGCCGCCGGATACGCCCGACACGCCTGACACCCCGGAGCCGCCGGATACGCCCGACACGCCGGTAAGCCCGGACAGCCCTGATAACCCGGTAAGTCCCGGTAACCCGGACAACCCGGTAAGCCCCGGGAACCCGGATAACCCGGTCTCCCCTTCCAACCCCGATAAGCCTGTTCTGCCCCAGACCGGCCAGCTGAACTGGCCTGTGCCGGTACTGGCTTGCAGCGGTGTGTTGCTTTTTGCCATCGGCTGGGTGCTGAACCGTCAGGGCAAAAAGGAAAACTGA